Proteins from one Sabethes cyaneus chromosome 2, idSabCyanKW18_F2, whole genome shotgun sequence genomic window:
- the LOC128738110 gene encoding uncharacterized protein LOC128738110: MAAGLFSRLEPFDCRNGDFDYYLEQFEHFLLLNSVDDEAKKVPLFITSIGQDAYRILKESCDPVDPKEKSFEELKAALLQYFARRQFYSRNQRPNEQLGAFINDVKRLSLKCSFGPFAKEALRDRIACGKLPEDKTDKPVPHPPVQAQQKSAPTPAPDKAAAKPKQPRVPKVPQTTGQEVALPAPEGQQKQKQRPKGTTGEHRCKICGHSHKEADCAHKDASCFLCRKKGHIASVCREKHQKQNQPAPAAQPVQVHVHVQQNTAMKNE; encoded by the coding sequence atggctGCCGGTTTATTTTCCCGTTTGGAGCCGTTCGATTGCCGAAACGGAGATTTCGATTATTATCTGGAGCAGTTTGAGCACTTTTTACTGCTGAATTCCGTCGACGATGAGGCCAAAAAGGTCCCGCTGTTTATTACGAGTATTGGCCAGGATGCCTACCGCATTCTAAAGGAGAGCTGTGATCCGGTGGATCCAAAAGAGAAATCTTTCGAAGAATTGAAAGCAGCATTGCTGCAATACTTTGCCCGTCGTCAGTTCTACAGTCGAAATCAACGTCCAAACGAACAATTAGGAGCATTTATCAATGATGTGAAACGGCTCTCACTCAAGTGCAGCTTTGGTCCGTTTGCGAAAGAAGCCCTTCGCGATCGAATTGCATGTGGAAAATTACCGGAAGATAAAACTGATAAGCCCGTACCCCATCCACCAGTCCAGGCTCAGCAAAAATCGGCCCCAACACCGGCACCTGATAAGGCAGCAGCGAAACCAAAACAACCGAGGGTTCCCAAGGTACCACAGACAACCGGACAGGAAGTGGCACTACCGGCGCCCGAAGgtcagcagaagcagaagcaaagGCCGAAAGGCACCACCGGTGAGCATCGCTGTAAAATTTGCGGCCACTCGCACAAGGAAGCCGATTGTGCCCACAAAGATGCTTCCTGTTTTTTGTGCCGCAAGAAGGGCCACATAGCGTCCGTCTGCCGGGAGAAACATCAGAAGCAGAACCAACCGGCGCCGGCAGCGCAACCGGTTCAGGTGCATGTGCACGTGCAGCAGAAcactgcaatgaaaaatgaatGA